One window of the Mycobacterium sp. SVM_VP21 genome contains the following:
- a CDS encoding esterase family protein — protein MVLLAVPAGLTGGSAVAGAFSRPGLPVEYLRVPSPSMGRDITVEFQPGGPNAVYLLDGQRAREDYSGWDIETTAFEDYYQSGVSVVMPVGGQSSNYADWYRPAKGKDGVWTYKWETFLTSELPRWLAANKGISPTDNAVVGLSMAGPSALTLAIYHPQQFVYAAALSAPLHPSDQKWQIKIAMGDAGGFNAEDMWGPDDDPAWERNDPYLHIDKLVADNTRLWIYCGSGDATELDNGRNGLEVLSGGVIEGQVIGSDKRFADAYAATGGTNAHFDFPRGGIHNWTYWGNQLRAMKSDLVGYLTRSPNGPLD, from the coding sequence ATGGTGCTGCTGGCGGTGCCGGCTGGGCTGACCGGCGGGTCGGCGGTGGCGGGCGCATTCTCCCGGCCCGGGCTGCCGGTGGAGTACCTGCGGGTGCCATCGCCGTCGATGGGCCGCGACATCACCGTCGAGTTTCAGCCCGGCGGACCCAACGCGGTCTACCTGCTCGACGGCCAGCGCGCGCGGGAGGACTACAGCGGCTGGGACATCGAGACCACCGCGTTCGAGGACTACTACCAGTCGGGAGTCTCGGTGGTCATGCCCGTCGGCGGCCAGTCCAGCAACTACGCGGACTGGTACCGGCCAGCCAAAGGCAAAGACGGTGTCTGGACCTACAAGTGGGAGACGTTCCTCACCAGTGAGCTGCCCCGCTGGCTGGCCGCCAACAAGGGCATCTCGCCGACCGACAATGCTGTCGTCGGACTGTCCATGGCCGGCCCGTCGGCGCTGACCCTGGCGATCTACCATCCCCAGCAGTTCGTCTACGCCGCGGCCCTGTCGGCGCCGCTGCACCCGTCCGACCAGAAATGGCAGATCAAGATCGCCATGGGGGACGCCGGCGGCTTCAACGCCGAAGACATGTGGGGACCCGACGACGATCCGGCATGGGAGCGCAACGATCCGTACCTGCACATCGACAAGCTCGTCGCCGACAACACCCGGCTGTGGATCTACTGCGGCAGCGGCGATGCCACCGAACTGGACAACGGCCGCAACGGCCTGGAGGTCCTCTCCGGCGGTGTCATCGAAGGCCAGGTGATCGGCTCGGACAAACGGTTCGCCGACGCCTACGCCGCAACTGGGGGCACAAACGCCCACTTCGACTTCCCCCGTGGTGGTATCCATAACTGGACCTACTGGGGAAATCAGCTGCGGGCCATGAAGTCCGATCTCGTCGGATATCTGACTCGTTCGCCGAATGGACCGTTGGACTAA
- a CDS encoding TetR/AcrR family transcriptional regulator, which translates to MTRDTRAMLLDAAEQVLLEDGLGAMSMRRVTAVAGVNLAAVNYTFGSKEALLEALLMRVMEPVLTERARRLTEVERTPGHTIEDLVRALLESMLRVDARHVALYVEVSVKPRLGGERAQFEQTRLASVQAGIDQMVTALAPLLPGQPREALGFRVERLLKMAAVQVLDDVGLAAKYRLDPGDTHQDLIDDLVVFLAAGLAAPTPLRVRR; encoded by the coding sequence ATGACACGTGACACCCGGGCGATGCTTCTCGACGCCGCCGAGCAGGTGCTCCTCGAGGACGGCCTGGGCGCGATGTCGATGCGCCGCGTCACGGCCGTGGCCGGCGTGAACCTCGCCGCGGTCAACTACACGTTCGGCAGCAAAGAGGCGCTTCTGGAAGCGCTACTGATGCGGGTGATGGAACCGGTGCTGACCGAACGGGCACGACGGCTCACCGAGGTCGAACGAACCCCGGGACACACCATTGAGGACCTGGTGCGGGCATTGCTGGAGTCAATGCTGCGCGTCGACGCACGGCATGTGGCGCTGTACGTGGAGGTGAGCGTCAAGCCGCGGTTGGGCGGCGAACGCGCCCAGTTCGAGCAGACCAGGCTCGCCTCGGTTCAGGCCGGAATCGACCAGATGGTCACGGCGCTCGCACCGCTGCTGCCCGGCCAGCCCCGCGAGGCATTGGGATTCCGGGTCGAGCGACTGCTCAAGATGGCCGCCGTCCAGGTACTGGACGACGTCGGGCTCGCCGCGAAATACCGGCTCGACCCCGGTGACACGCATCAGGATCTCATCGACGATCTCGTGGTATTCCTCGCCGCGGGGCTGGCGGCCCCCACCCCGTTGCGCGTTCGGCGCTGA